From Coriobacteriia bacterium, the proteins below share one genomic window:
- a CDS encoding ATP-binding protein, translating into MDRFLMSKLVDWKNKPRRKPLILNGARQVGKTWLLKEFGKAQFENVAYINLDGNLRMQEQFELGYDISRIISAIQFETSEVVSEGSTLIILDEIQACPKALTSLKYFYEEAPGYAVAAAGSLLGITVHEGSGYPVGKVDTLDLYPLHFREFLVATGNGSLCDLLDSGDADLINGFSSKFVPLLRQYYYVGGMPEVVSSFLGRGLLEDARDVQLEILRGYERDISKHLGRTETEYALAAWRSIPSHLGRENKKFVFSHIAQGARARNYQAGITWLTQAGITTLVRRISKPGIPLCPYADDTAFKLFLVDVGLLGAMAQIDKETVIGGNDIFEEFKGSLTEQYVCQQLVSDCGLAPYYWSAENSSGEIDFLVQKANCVYAIEVKAEENLRARSLRSFKDAHPEIKSVRFSLSGYREQDWMRNVSLYAVSNTKLWG; encoded by the coding sequence TTGGATCGATTCCTCATGAGCAAGCTTGTTGATTGGAAGAACAAGCCGCGCCGCAAGCCGCTTATTCTGAACGGTGCGCGTCAGGTTGGCAAAACGTGGCTGCTCAAGGAGTTTGGCAAAGCACAGTTTGAAAACGTTGCCTATATCAATTTGGATGGTAACCTCAGAATGCAGGAGCAGTTTGAGCTGGGGTATGACATTTCTCGCATTATTTCTGCCATCCAATTCGAGACGAGTGAAGTCGTATCCGAAGGCAGCACCCTTATTATTCTTGACGAGATCCAAGCGTGCCCGAAAGCACTCACTAGCCTCAAGTATTTTTACGAGGAGGCGCCGGGATATGCTGTTGCTGCTGCGGGATCACTTTTGGGCATAACGGTGCATGAAGGTAGCGGTTATCCCGTAGGAAAGGTTGATACGCTGGATCTGTATCCCCTTCATTTCCGGGAGTTTCTTGTCGCGACGGGAAATGGGTCACTTTGCGACCTTCTCGACTCTGGAGACGCTGACCTTATAAATGGTTTTTCGAGTAAGTTCGTCCCACTTCTTCGTCAGTATTATTACGTGGGCGGTATGCCCGAAGTAGTGAGTTCTTTTCTTGGTCGAGGCCTTCTCGAGGATGCGAGAGACGTACAGCTTGAGATCCTAAGAGGCTACGAGCGCGATATCTCGAAGCATCTGGGCAGGACTGAAACGGAGTATGCGCTTGCGGCATGGAGGTCGATTCCGTCTCACCTGGGCCGAGAGAACAAGAAGTTTGTTTTTAGCCACATTGCACAAGGGGCGCGTGCGAGAAACTATCAGGCGGGCATTACGTGGCTAACACAGGCCGGTATTACGACACTTGTCCGGAGGATTTCGAAGCCCGGTATTCCCCTATGCCCCTATGCTGACGATACGGCGTTCAAGCTCTTTTTGGTTGATGTTGGCCTGCTTGGAGCTATGGCACAGATAGATAAGGAAACCGTTATCGGAGGAAATGACATCTTCGAGGAATTTAAGGGATCTCTTACTGAGCAGTATGTTTGTCAGCAGCTTGTCTCTGACTGCGGGCTCGCACCATACTACTGGTCGGCGGAAAACTCCTCGGGCGAGATTGACTTTCTGGTACAGAAAGCGAATTGCGTCTACGCGATCGAGGTAAAGGCTGAGGAGAACTTACGGGCTAGAAGTCTTCGGTCGTTTAAAGATGCTCATCCGGAGATAAAGTCCGTGCGGTTCAGTCTCTCTGGCTATCGTGAACAGGACTGGATGAGAAATGTCTCTCTGTATGCAGTGTCGAATACGAAGCTGTGGGGCTAG